Proteins encoded by one window of Desulfovibrio sp.:
- a CDS encoding AAA family ATPase — protein sequence MYIQSFHMDGFGIFSDVTVEGLGPGLTIFLGENEAGKSTCLEFLRSTLAGYPAPNSKEGKLIPGALRGGTAGGSLTLRADDAQLLRLTRRPGSANGQVSLTDGQGKPLDEDVLRRLLSGVSRDVYRNVFGFSLSELEHMGNLTGESVRHALYGASFGPGLRAPGEVLNILKKQNDEIFKSGGSKPPLNLALKQLNELRQRIAELRQQQAGFDDLARELDQKRDELTAVRGYKAQLEEERRLLERRLGVWLQWNEWRMVCAALERLGPLNESFPEDAQARLARAQEARESCERHHAARKEKLDLLRERRDAVQLDMPLLETLPALRRLAERKSGYRQALTALPAQNDRCRRAEEDLARELARLGPDWSCDRIRQTDRSLFAREDLEKQAREMTAAVSAHQAAVDTLNQCNRDVEAAEREVAAHHSNLALLPIPVAALDDDQRDTLRQALARQEEARRQIPLRQRTLLEARTTFARALTPLKLSGGTTLEANSGAVATLDALLARQDEALDLAASVQERLDHAGEAAQAVQQAEEHLLSVKARMDALREEQRGKNGPTREHLDGQTAALRSLRALSATLETERLRLSELDARLDSEPPVKSIKNLPLLLLGLIFFASGVGMLLTYWRLGLTVISLNEGLDFPINLWSGYLILLCGVGFLAGGLPHNGPEAKRRKKELASLQNRRDTCANHLVELEEQARQLCRTAQVQSMDMVTLEAMEVLLEREREQCFHEERARKDMEGLKRTTDLARTEVSRRQALCQEVEGVVQQTRRRWHEFMLSLKVGNVPAPEGAAAFFARAEAARLAYSSVAAAQAELDALEEDLARTEERMRKMAAVAERLPLTPNGAQPLQPDENLSDTLAEIAHQILESCREADAVREQRIKAEAALQNAESDRQRCKVRQNEATAELRAAEDRLNAARAQWAHCLEGLGLGTDLDPETVREAFKYMENCLLAESALERARIELAQSHAELAALREPLAQHLANLNRPPLAGTDDEPDWLASLDASLEAAEAMAVGQTRRLGLDQELVELESEARAAQAALDSAIHTERSLLALAGAADAEDFLRQAARHEEQRSLAQRRLDLEDALRLAADKCPLEEFLPQFETESQEVQEKRCANINEELLQLQGKEQELGDRVSTLRSGVAALSHNEELAQLQQEAAALEEAMQRMAYDWSRRALARAILEAAKRNFERERQPEVIRLASEIFARITGRRWLGISASLEDKTLNILPAQGEALAPENLSRGAREQAYLALRLAYIKNHAAHAVPLPIIMDEVLVNFDPQRAERTARAFVDLTDSGSSKGHQLLYFTCQPHMVDLLRKAEPGATLFCVEQGQIRAA from the coding sequence ATGTATATCCAGTCCTTCCATATGGACGGGTTCGGCATTTTTTCTGATGTAACTGTTGAGGGGCTTGGCCCCGGCCTCACCATCTTTCTGGGTGAAAACGAAGCGGGCAAATCCACGTGTCTGGAGTTTTTGCGCTCCACCCTGGCGGGCTATCCGGCCCCCAACAGCAAGGAAGGCAAGCTCATCCCCGGCGCGCTGCGTGGCGGCACGGCAGGCGGAAGCCTGACCCTGCGCGCTGATGATGCGCAGCTTTTACGGCTGACGCGCCGTCCGGGCAGCGCAAACGGGCAGGTATCCCTTACGGACGGTCAGGGCAAACCTCTGGACGAAGACGTTTTACGCCGCCTGCTTTCGGGCGTCAGCCGGGACGTGTACCGCAATGTTTTCGGTTTCAGCCTCAGCGAACTGGAACATATGGGCAACCTCACCGGCGAAAGCGTACGCCATGCCCTTTATGGCGCCAGCTTTGGCCCCGGCTTGCGCGCCCCCGGTGAAGTCCTCAATATCCTGAAAAAACAGAATGACGAGATTTTCAAGTCCGGCGGCAGCAAACCGCCCCTTAATCTAGCCCTCAAGCAACTCAACGAACTGCGCCAGCGTATTGCAGAACTGCGCCAGCAACAGGCTGGTTTTGACGACCTGGCCCGTGAACTGGATCAAAAACGCGACGAACTGACTGCGGTGCGCGGCTACAAGGCGCAGCTTGAAGAGGAACGGCGCTTGCTGGAACGTCGGTTGGGCGTCTGGCTGCAATGGAACGAATGGCGCATGGTCTGCGCCGCTCTGGAGCGGCTCGGCCCTCTTAACGAATCTTTCCCCGAAGACGCTCAGGCCCGCCTGGCCCGCGCTCAGGAAGCCAGGGAAAGCTGCGAGCGTCATCACGCCGCCCGCAAAGAAAAGCTTGATCTCTTGCGCGAGCGTCGTGACGCGGTGCAGTTGGATATGCCCCTGCTGGAAACATTGCCGGCTTTGCGCCGCCTGGCTGAACGCAAAAGCGGCTATCGGCAGGCCTTGACGGCCCTTCCCGCGCAAAATGACCGCTGCCGCCGTGCCGAGGAGGATCTCGCCCGCGAACTGGCGCGCCTTGGGCCGGACTGGAGTTGCGACCGCATCCGTCAGACTGACCGCTCGCTTTTCGCCCGTGAAGATCTTGAAAAACAGGCACGCGAAATGACGGCTGCCGTGTCCGCGCACCAGGCCGCAGTGGACACGCTGAACCAGTGCAACCGCGATGTGGAGGCCGCCGAGCGCGAAGTGGCTGCACATCATAGTAATCTGGCGCTGCTCCCTATCCCGGTGGCCGCCCTGGATGACGATCAACGCGACACGCTGCGCCAGGCTCTGGCCCGCCAGGAAGAAGCCCGACGCCAGATTCCTTTGCGCCAGCGTACCCTGCTGGAAGCGCGCACCACCTTTGCCCGTGCGCTCACTCCGCTGAAGCTTTCTGGCGGTACAACTCTGGAGGCCAACAGCGGGGCCGTGGCGACACTGGACGCGCTGCTGGCCCGTCAGGACGAAGCGCTTGATTTGGCGGCCAGCGTGCAGGAGCGGCTGGATCATGCTGGTGAAGCGGCCCAGGCCGTGCAGCAAGCCGAGGAACATCTGCTCTCCGTCAAGGCCCGCATGGATGCCCTGCGCGAGGAGCAGCGCGGCAAAAACGGCCCCACCCGCGAACACCTGGACGGGCAAACGGCAGCCCTGCGCTCTTTGCGCGCCCTTTCAGCCACGCTGGAGACAGAAAGGCTGCGGCTCAGTGAACTGGATGCACGATTGGACAGTGAACCGCCTGTCAAAAGCATTAAAAATCTTCCACTGCTGCTTTTGGGCCTGATTTTTTTTGCGTCAGGTGTTGGCATGCTGCTTACGTACTGGCGACTTGGCTTGACGGTTATTTCACTGAACGAAGGTTTGGATTTTCCCATAAACCTCTGGTCTGGCTATCTCATTCTGCTTTGTGGAGTGGGTTTTCTGGCTGGCGGGCTGCCGCACAATGGCCCTGAGGCCAAACGCCGCAAAAAGGAACTGGCCAGCCTGCAAAATCGACGTGACACATGTGCCAACCACCTGGTTGAACTGGAAGAACAGGCCCGCCAACTCTGCCGGACAGCGCAGGTGCAGAGCATGGATATGGTCACGTTGGAAGCAATGGAAGTGCTGCTCGAACGCGAGCGCGAGCAATGCTTTCACGAAGAGCGCGCCCGCAAGGATATGGAAGGGCTCAAGCGCACCACGGATCTCGCGCGCACCGAGGTCAGCAGGCGGCAGGCGCTGTGCCAGGAAGTTGAAGGCGTCGTGCAGCAAACCAGACGCCGCTGGCATGAGTTCATGCTCTCGCTCAAGGTTGGCAATGTCCCTGCTCCGGAGGGCGCTGCGGCCTTTTTTGCCAGAGCGGAAGCCGCCAGACTGGCCTACAGCAGCGTAGCCGCCGCCCAAGCCGAACTTGACGCTCTTGAGGAAGACCTTGCGCGCACCGAGGAGCGCATGCGCAAGATGGCAGCGGTGGCGGAACGCCTCCCGCTTACGCCCAATGGCGCACAGCCTTTGCAGCCAGACGAAAATCTTTCCGATACTCTTGCCGAGATTGCGCACCAGATACTGGAATCCTGCCGGGAGGCTGACGCCGTGCGTGAACAGCGCATCAAGGCCGAGGCCGCCTTGCAGAATGCCGAAAGCGACAGGCAGCGCTGCAAGGTACGTCAGAATGAAGCCACTGCAGAGTTGCGCGCGGCTGAAGATCGCCTGAATGCTGCACGTGCGCAGTGGGCCCACTGCCTTGAAGGACTGGGGCTGGGTACGGATCTTGATCCTGAAACGGTGCGTGAAGCTTTCAAGTATATGGAAAATTGCCTGCTGGCCGAATCCGCTCTGGAACGGGCACGTATTGAACTGGCGCAGAGCCATGCGGAACTGGCTGCCCTGCGTGAACCCCTGGCGCAGCATCTCGCCAACCTGAATCGCCCGCCCCTGGCTGGCACTGACGATGAACCGGACTGGCTGGCCAGCCTGGACGCTTCGCTGGAAGCGGCAGAAGCCATGGCCGTGGGCCAGACCCGCCGTCTTGGGCTGGATCAGGAACTGGTGGAGCTTGAAAGCGAGGCACGCGCCGCTCAGGCCGCCCTGGATTCCGCCATCCACACAGAGCGTAGCCTGCTTGCCCTGGCAGGAGCAGCTGATGCCGAAGACTTTTTACGGCAGGCCGCACGCCATGAAGAACAGCGCAGCCTTGCCCAACGCCGTCTTGACCTTGAAGATGCCCTGCGCCTTGCTGCCGACAAATGCCCCCTGGAAGAATTCCTGCCCCAGTTCGAAACTGAAAGCCAGGAAGTCCAGGAAAAACGCTGCGCAAACATCAACGAAGAACTGCTTCAGCTTCAGGGCAAGGAGCAGGAACTGGGCGACAGGGTGAGTACCCTGCGCTCCGGTGTTGCTGCGCTGTCGCACAATGAGGAACTGGCACAATTGCAGCAGGAAGCTGCCGCTCTTGAAGAAGCCATGCAGCGTATGGCCTATGACTGGAGCCGTCGGGCACTGGCGCGCGCCATTCTTGAAGCTGCCAAGCGTAATTTTGAGCGCGAAAGGCAACCTGAAGTCATACGGCTTGCCTCAGAAATATTTGCCCGCATTACCGGTCGCCGCTGGCTCGGCATCAGCGCTTCTCTTGAGGACAAGACGCTGAATATCCTGCCCGCCCAAGGCGAAGCCCTTGCCCCTGAAAATCTCAGCAGAGGCGCGCGTGAGCAGGCATATCTGGCCCTGCGGCTGGCCTATATTAAGAACCATGCGGCGCACGCCGTCCCTCTTCCCATTATTATGGATGAAGTTCTGGTCAACTTTGACCCGCAACGGGCTGAACGCACGGCCAGGGCTTTTGTGGATCTGACGGACTCGGGCAGCAGCAAGGGGCATCAGCTTCTGTATTTTACTTGCCAGCCCCATATGGTGGATCTGCTGCGCAAGGCAGAACCGGGAGCGACGCTCTTTTGTGTTGAACAGGGACAAATCCGCGCCGCCTGA
- a CDS encoding DNA repair exonuclease — protein MDVVRYIHAADLHLDTPFRGLSRETAQGGHLAKLLHEATFKALDRLFRLCETEKPDFLVLAGDVYNEEDRSVKAQLRLRDGCLRLRDAGVRVFIAHGNHDPLNSLLASIRWPDNVTIFGPEVERHVIEKDGKPLAIIHGISHAKIREGRNLARLFRRDAEQTCFQLGVLHCTVEGESKADRYAPCSLDDLKSAELDAWALGHVHERRILCDEPFIAYSGNSQGLHINETGPRGCLLVTARAENFDADQSAVPCAWRCSAEFMRLGPVQWATLDLDLSGTEQIDQVENSLVQCLDHAASDTDPGCEALLARVNLHGRTALDAVLRDSSNQEDLLERLGHLASGTPGVWVKDLRMDTSPATDPAQYLQREDLLGETLRMAQRMGESHEAFQEVAGPALAPLFTHGQLRKILAQPDDAQMQALLEEAQRLCTDLLEVR, from the coding sequence ATGGACGTTGTACGTTATATCCACGCAGCCGATCTGCATCTGGATACCCCTTTTCGCGGGCTTTCGCGCGAAACCGCTCAGGGCGGCCATTTGGCCAAGCTGCTGCATGAAGCCACCTTCAAAGCGCTGGATCGGCTTTTTCGCCTGTGCGAAACAGAAAAACCCGATTTTCTCGTGCTGGCTGGCGACGTGTATAATGAAGAAGATCGCAGCGTTAAAGCCCAATTGCGCCTTCGCGATGGCTGCTTGCGCCTGCGCGATGCGGGAGTACGCGTTTTTATCGCCCACGGCAATCATGATCCGCTCAATTCGCTGCTCGCTTCCATCCGCTGGCCCGACAATGTGACCATCTTCGGCCCTGAGGTCGAACGTCATGTCATTGAAAAAGATGGAAAACCCCTGGCCATCATACATGGCATCAGTCACGCCAAAATCCGTGAAGGCCGTAACCTGGCCCGATTGTTCCGGCGTGATGCCGAACAGACGTGTTTTCAACTGGGCGTGCTGCATTGCACCGTAGAGGGTGAAAGCAAGGCTGACCGTTATGCGCCCTGCTCGCTGGACGACCTCAAAAGCGCCGAACTGGACGCCTGGGCGCTTGGACACGTGCACGAACGCCGTATCCTGTGTGACGAGCCCTTTATTGCCTACAGCGGCAACAGTCAGGGATTGCACATCAATGAAACCGGGCCCCGTGGCTGCCTCCTGGTCACGGCCCGTGCCGAAAATTTCGACGCGGATCAGTCCGCCGTCCCCTGCGCCTGGCGCTGTAGTGCAGAATTCATGCGTCTTGGGCCCGTGCAATGGGCCACCCTGGATCTGGACCTGAGCGGCACTGAGCAGATTGACCAGGTGGAAAACTCTCTGGTTCAATGCCTTGACCATGCCGCCAGCGATACTGATCCCGGGTGTGAAGCCCTGCTTGCGCGCGTAAACCTGCATGGTCGTACCGCCCTTGACGCCGTCCTGCGTGACTCCAGCAATCAGGAAGACCTTCTGGAACGCCTCGGGCACCTTGCCAGCGGCACGCCCGGCGTATGGGTCAAGGATTTACGTATGGACACGAGCCCGGCCACGGATCCCGCCCAGTACCTGCAACGCGAGGATCTGCTTGGCGAAACGCTCCGCATGGCCCAACGCATGGGTGAAAGTCATGAAGCTTTTCAGGAGGTGGCGGGCCCGGCCCTTGCCCCCCTGTTCACCCATGGGCAGTTACGCAAAATTCTGGCCCAGCCCGACGATGCCCAGATGCAGGCGCTCCTTGAGGAGGCCCAACGCCTTTGCACCGACCTTCTGGAGGTTCGCTGA
- a CDS encoding glycosyltransferase family protein, producing the protein MARILYGIHGTGHGHAMRGLTIARRLSRHEFLFIADDDAPKILEPEFPVRRLPNLGTVFKNYKVDFAATIKKALPILWHRQRYIDQVSRLIDEFKPDVCMTDLEYFVPRAAEKAGLPCLTLDHQHVITCCRHDLPPDMWWDSFVQGLTPRYLFRPTAENLIISFYAPPVLPQYKARIAPPILRDSVLALNPRDDGHVLVYQSNSTHRKLVDFLRAATRKTCYVFGYDREEGQEDNVIFMRKSEEGFLRLLEGCSYVIQGGGHTLMGEALYLGKPILTLPLKAMVEQRFNALYIERLGYGMQADMLTLEPELLRRFEAKLPDYKAAIARGSFCGNETVFGLIDYFIRHGSLPIVGTPKVEE; encoded by the coding sequence ATGGCGCGCATTCTTTATGGCATACACGGCACCGGGCATGGACATGCCATGCGCGGATTGACCATCGCCCGCCGCCTTTCCCGCCACGAATTCCTTTTTATCGCCGATGACGATGCGCCCAAGATCCTTGAGCCGGAGTTTCCTGTTCGCCGCCTGCCCAATCTGGGCACAGTGTTCAAAAATTACAAGGTGGATTTTGCGGCCACCATCAAAAAAGCCCTGCCCATACTTTGGCATCGCCAGCGGTATATTGATCAGGTTTCGCGTCTGATTGACGAATTCAAGCCCGATGTCTGCATGACCGATCTTGAGTACTTTGTGCCCCGCGCTGCGGAAAAGGCGGGCCTGCCGTGCCTGACCCTGGATCATCAGCATGTGATCACGTGCTGCCGTCATGACCTTCCGCCGGACATGTGGTGGGACAGCTTTGTGCAAGGGCTGACGCCACGGTATCTTTTTCGTCCCACGGCAGAAAATCTCATTATTTCCTTTTACGCTCCGCCTGTCTTGCCGCAGTATAAAGCCAGAATAGCGCCGCCCATTTTGCGGGACAGCGTGTTGGCGCTGAACCCGCGTGATGACGGTCATGTGCTGGTGTACCAGAGCAATTCCACGCACCGCAAGCTGGTGGATTTTCTGCGCGCGGCCACACGCAAAACCTGCTATGTTTTCGGGTATGACCGTGAAGAAGGGCAGGAGGATAATGTCATCTTCATGCGCAAGAGCGAAGAGGGTTTTTTGCGCCTGCTGGAAGGGTGTTCATACGTCATCCAGGGGGGCGGCCACACCCTCATGGGCGAGGCCCTGTATCTTGGAAAACCCATCCTCACCCTGCCTCTTAAAGCCATGGTGGAGCAACGCTTCAACGCATTGTACATTGAGCGCCTTGGCTACGGCATGCAAGCCGACATGCTCACGCTGGAGCCGGAGTTGCTCCGCCGCTTTGAGGCAAAGCTTCCTGATTACAAGGCGGCCATCGCCAGAGGCAGTTTTTGTGGCAACGAAACCGTGTTCGGTCTGATTGATTATTTTATCAGGCACGGCTCCTTGCCCATAGTAGGCACGCCCAAGGTTGAAGAATAA
- a CDS encoding metallophosphoesterase yields MVKFFVVTGFALVLANGWIAWWLWRALDHTGWLRPALCLTVAVLGASFPLLYKLGGDSAIEVWLLRAGSFWLGMLFYVFCLVLLMDIWGLASRLWADPPTSPRWGATLIVIGLPFVIGCASWFNAAYPVVRQYDLTIRTNKPVARQYTHSPLVLGVLADLHLGRIITAPRLVRAMDLLAPYKPDAILYVGDILDDHVLVDVEAMAAALARIQPRLGHWAVPGNHEYISGPIDDSLDILRRSGMRVLRDQWHVLDNALVLAGRDDLSGHMFSGSSRKSLKEILADLPPEHGNLPLLVMDHQPSSLDEARTAGAVLELSGHTHYGQLWPFHWVVENLYENPLGLLTKNGLHSVVSAGIGTWGPPMRNTSRAEVLVVKVHFTPTVN; encoded by the coding sequence ATGGTAAAATTTTTCGTTGTGACAGGGTTTGCCCTTGTCCTCGCCAATGGATGGATTGCCTGGTGGCTATGGCGCGCACTTGACCATACGGGCTGGCTGCGACCGGCGCTCTGCCTCACGGTGGCTGTGCTTGGCGCGTCATTTCCCCTGCTGTACAAGCTTGGCGGCGATTCCGCCATCGAGGTCTGGTTGCTGCGGGCGGGATCGTTCTGGCTGGGTATGCTTTTCTATGTTTTTTGCCTGGTGCTACTTATGGACATCTGGGGGCTGGCAAGCCGCCTGTGGGCGGATCCCCCCACTTCTCCCCGCTGGGGAGCCACCCTGATAGTTATTGGCCTGCCCTTCGTCATCGGCTGCGCCAGTTGGTTCAATGCCGCCTACCCTGTGGTGCGGCAGTACGATCTGACCATACGCACCAACAAGCCCGTAGCCCGGCAGTACACGCATTCGCCCCTTGTCCTCGGCGTACTGGCAGACTTGCATCTTGGGCGGATCATCACGGCCCCGCGCCTTGTGCGCGCCATGGATCTGCTGGCTCCCTACAAGCCCGATGCCATCCTCTACGTTGGCGACATTCTTGATGACCATGTTCTGGTTGACGTGGAAGCCATGGCCGCAGCCCTGGCCCGCATACAGCCCCGGCTGGGCCATTGGGCGGTACCGGGCAACCATGAATACATCTCCGGCCCCATCGATGACAGTCTTGATATCCTGCGCCGCAGCGGCATGCGGGTACTGCGCGACCAGTGGCATGTCCTGGACAATGCCTTGGTACTGGCTGGCAGAGATGATTTGAGCGGCCACATGTTTTCCGGGAGTTCGCGCAAAAGCCTCAAAGAAATCCTTGCTGATCTGCCGCCGGAGCATGGCAATTTGCCGCTCTTGGTCATGGACCACCAGCCTTCTTCACTGGATGAGGCGCGCACGGCAGGGGCGGTGCTGGAACTTTCCGGGCACACACACTACGGCCAGCTATGGCCTTTTCACTGGGTGGTGGAGAATCTGTATGAAAACCCGCTGGGCCTGCTGACCAAAAATGGGCTCCATTCTGTGGTATCAGCAGGAATCGGCACCTGGGGCCCGCCCATGCGCAACACATCGCGCGCCGAAGTTCTTGTTGTCAAAGTGCATTTTACGCCAACGGTCAACTAA
- the dnaE gene encoding DNA polymerase III subunit alpha, whose protein sequence is MSDFVHLHCHTEYSLLDGAIRIKDLCARAKDFGMPACAITDHGNLFGAAYFYQGCKDFGIKPIFGCEVYVCHDHTDKKTESPLARKRNHLILLAQNKTGYHNLVKLVSHGFLEGFYYKPRVDKALLRKYSEGLTCLSACIAGEIPRAILADNMDLAKKLTLEYASIYPGRFYLELQSNGLKEQEKANIALMELAETCKLPLVATNDCHYLGADDAEAHEVLLCIQTQTTMDDPKRMKFGTHELYYKSIEEMEKSFSHVPEALSNTMRIAEECNVALDFGNHYFPVYQLPEGASMESEFRRLAEDGLEKRLEKHPDRASINADMYRERLQYELRVILEMGFPSYFLIVQEFINWAKNNNIPVGPGRGSAAGSLVAWALRITNLDPIPYNLLFERFLNSERVSLPDIDVDFCERRRGDVIRHMVETYGEGSVAQITTFGTMKAKGVVRDVGRALGMSFAETDRIAKLVPADLKMTIKKALEAEPELEKLYLEDQQVKHLLDTARRLEGLARHASTHAAGLVVSDKPMEEYLPLYLGKRGELVTQFDGPMTEKAGLVKFDFLGLKTMTLIQDTLDNISLQGQSPPDLDNLPLTDTETYDLYARGETDGVFQVESSGMRQYLRMLRPTCFEDIIAMLALYRPGPLGSGMVDEFIKRKHGQVPVIYPHDSLTDCLRDTYGVIVYQEQVMQIAQIIASYTLGGADLLRRAMGKKKAEAMAKERVTFVAGATSNGISEDKANEIFDLMEKFAEYGFNKSHSAAYALISYYTAYLKVHFKVEFMAALLTSEMGNQDKLLKYVSCCKDMGIDVVQPSVNRSQREFTAFEGKVVFGLGGIKNVGDEAIRELVESRMAEGEFASLFDLCCRVNLRKVTKRVLESLIKGGACDCFGVPRAAMLASLEAVVSRAQKKAKDKNSNQVSLLAMAPAMESAPQPGIGLDCPEADLPEMPDEDKLRAEKEALGFFLTSHPLQPYLREIRRLGLTTLEDARDMFPGAEVRCAVLVTGIREVITKSKGERMAFAAIEDLTGHGEVTFFPRSYAEVRQLLHSEQPLCLTARLDKEPEDSRDLDEDNEDAPRELKLLGQSLLLMAECCGLNDTPVCVQIPSHRMGREDLLALRNILENHPGPVETHAQVCLEGHVCHLHLDNNLKVSPGPELDKAIAAWAS, encoded by the coding sequence ATGTCCGATTTCGTTCATTTGCATTGCCATACCGAATACAGCCTCCTGGATGGCGCCATACGCATCAAGGATCTTTGTGCCCGCGCCAAGGATTTCGGCATGCCCGCCTGCGCCATCACAGACCATGGCAATCTTTTTGGCGCAGCCTACTTTTACCAGGGCTGCAAAGACTTCGGCATCAAGCCCATATTCGGCTGCGAAGTTTACGTCTGCCATGACCATACGGACAAAAAAACGGAATCTCCTCTGGCCCGCAAGCGTAACCACCTTATTTTGCTGGCCCAGAACAAAACAGGCTACCACAACCTTGTTAAACTGGTAAGCCACGGCTTTCTTGAGGGTTTTTACTACAAACCCCGCGTGGACAAGGCCCTGCTGCGCAAATACTCCGAAGGGCTTACCTGCCTTTCAGCCTGCATCGCTGGCGAAATCCCCCGCGCCATTTTGGCCGACAATATGGATCTCGCCAAAAAGCTCACCCTGGAGTACGCCAGCATCTACCCTGGCCGGTTTTACCTTGAGTTGCAATCCAACGGACTGAAAGAACAGGAAAAAGCCAATATTGCCCTTATGGAGCTGGCCGAAACCTGCAAGCTGCCCCTGGTGGCCACCAACGACTGCCATTACCTTGGCGCAGACGATGCCGAAGCCCATGAAGTTCTGCTCTGCATTCAGACGCAGACCACCATGGATGACCCCAAACGCATGAAGTTCGGCACCCATGAGTTGTACTACAAGTCCATTGAAGAAATGGAAAAGTCATTCAGCCATGTGCCCGAAGCGCTGTCCAACACCATGCGCATCGCCGAGGAATGCAATGTGGCTCTGGACTTCGGCAACCATTATTTCCCCGTGTACCAGTTGCCCGAAGGGGCCAGCATGGAATCGGAATTCCGCCGTCTGGCCGAAGATGGTCTTGAAAAAAGGCTGGAAAAACACCCGGATCGGGCTTCCATCAACGCCGACATGTACCGTGAACGCCTGCAGTACGAACTGCGCGTCATTCTGGAAATGGGCTTTCCAAGTTACTTCCTCATCGTGCAGGAATTCATCAACTGGGCAAAAAACAACAATATTCCTGTGGGGCCGGGGCGCGGATCAGCCGCCGGGTCACTGGTGGCATGGGCCTTGCGCATCACCAACCTTGACCCCATCCCCTACAACCTGCTGTTTGAACGCTTTTTGAACAGCGAACGCGTGTCCCTGCCCGATATCGACGTCGACTTCTGCGAACGCCGGCGTGGCGACGTCATCAGACATATGGTTGAAACCTACGGCGAGGGCTCGGTGGCGCAAATCACCACCTTTGGCACCATGAAGGCCAAGGGCGTGGTGCGCGACGTGGGCCGTGCGCTGGGCATGAGCTTTGCCGAAACCGACCGCATTGCCAAGCTGGTGCCCGCCGACCTCAAGATGACCATCAAGAAGGCGCTAGAAGCCGAACCCGAACTGGAAAAGCTCTACCTTGAAGACCAGCAGGTCAAGCATCTGCTGGATACGGCACGTCGGCTTGAAGGGCTCGCGCGCCACGCTTCCACCCATGCCGCAGGTCTTGTGGTGTCCGACAAGCCCATGGAGGAATACCTGCCCCTCTATCTTGGCAAACGCGGCGAACTTGTGACCCAGTTCGACGGCCCCATGACCGAAAAAGCCGGGCTGGTGAAGTTCGACTTTCTGGGCCTCAAGACCATGACCCTGATTCAGGATACTCTGGACAACATCAGCCTTCAGGGGCAATCCCCGCCGGATCTGGACAATCTGCCGCTCACCGATACCGAAACGTACGACCTGTACGCCAGGGGCGAGACCGATGGCGTCTTTCAGGTGGAAAGCTCGGGCATGCGCCAGTATCTGCGCATGCTGCGGCCCACGTGTTTTGAAGATATCATCGCCATGCTGGCGCTTTATCGGCCCGGCCCTCTCGGCTCCGGCATGGTTGACGAATTCATCAAGCGCAAACACGGCCAGGTGCCCGTCATCTACCCCCATGACTCGCTTACGGACTGCCTGCGCGACACCTACGGCGTTATCGTGTACCAGGAACAGGTCATGCAGATTGCCCAGATTATCGCCAGCTACACGCTGGGCGGCGCCGACCTGCTGCGCCGCGCCATGGGCAAGAAAAAGGCCGAAGCCATGGCCAAGGAGCGCGTCACCTTTGTGGCCGGCGCCACAAGCAACGGCATCAGCGAAGACAAGGCCAACGAAATATTCGACTTGATGGAAAAATTTGCGGAATACGGCTTCAACAAGTCGCACTCTGCCGCCTATGCTCTCATTTCCTACTACACCGCCTATCTCAAGGTTCACTTTAAAGTTGAATTTATGGCTGCCCTGCTCACCTCGGAAATGGGCAATCAGGACAAGCTGCTCAAATACGTCTCCTGCTGCAAAGACATGGGCATTGATGTTGTGCAGCCTTCAGTGAATCGCAGCCAGCGTGAGTTTACGGCCTTTGAAGGCAAGGTCGTATTCGGGCTGGGCGGCATCAAGAACGTGGGCGACGAAGCCATCCGCGAACTGGTGGAATCCCGCATGGCTGAGGGAGAATTCGCCTCGCTCTTCGACCTGTGCTGCCGCGTGAACCTGCGCAAGGTCACCAAACGCGTTCTGGAGTCTCTTATCAAGGGCGGCGCTTGCGACTGCTTTGGCGTGCCCCGCGCCGCCATGCTGGCCTCGCTTGAGGCGGTGGTCTCCCGCGCGCAGAAAAAGGCCAAGGACAAAAACTCCAACCAAGTGTCCCTGCTGGCCATGGCTCCGGCAATGGAAAGCGCCCCGCAGCCCGGCATAGGACTCGACTGCCCTGAAGCCGACCTGCCCGAAATGCCCGACGAAGACAAACTGCGCGCCGAAAAAGAAGCTCTGGGCTTCTTTCTTACAAGCCATCCGCTGCAACCCTATTTGCGTGAAATTCGCCGTCTGGGACTCACAACCCTTGAAGACGCCCGAGACATGTTTCCCGGCGCCGAGGTGCGCTGCGCCGTGCTTGTAACCGGCATTCGCGAGGTTATTACCAAGAGCAAGGGCGAGCGTATGGCTTTTGCGGCCATTGAAGACCTCACAGGTCATGGCGAGGTGACCTTTTTCCCCCGCAGCTATGCGGAAGTTCGTCAGCTGCTCCATTCTGAGCAGCCGCTGTGCCTTACCGCCAGGCTTGACAAGGAGCCGGAAGACAGCCGCGATCTGGACGAAGACAATGAGGACGCCCCTCGCGAACTCAAGCTTCTGGGGCAAAGTCTGCTGCTGATGGCAGAGTGCTGCGGGCTTAACGATACCCCGGTATGCGTGCAGATTCCCTCGCACCGCATGGGCCGGGAGGACTTGCTGGCGCTGCGCAACATCCTTGAAAACCATCCTGGCCCCGTGGAAACTCACGCTCAGGTCTGCCTTGAAGGACACGTCTGCCATCTGCACCTGGACAATAACCTCAAGGTCAGCCCTGGCCCGGAACTGGACAAGGCCATAGCCGCATGGGCTTCATAA